In a single window of the Gemmatimonadota bacterium genome:
- a CDS encoding alpha/beta hydrolase, with amino-acid sequence MKQSLLLLSLALALVLALAARLSAQQNSSVVSTPHALPSGGTTAGPALRAFRDGELVVSVQALPGMPISYVSDWVTGRLGAMMPVAGDTFQLTFIDNGSRQPSPEYLWFTTDRTGSSALMIREAGQADRLLPEIPLVTEEVTWRHGDVTLTGLLVSPKGTSPRPAVVFLHGSGDATRGTFPSYAGLFASRGIASLSYDKRGTGGSTGNWQTSTLEELAGDAREGIALLRTRSNIDPARIGTLGTSQGPWLSALLLAADPTLAFSIATSGGGVSGGDQEIYRRVRLVADSGFPPAEVAGAKEYITAYFEYLKSGGSDSVRFRPIFQRYANAGWLGLISPVKDPTVGDWPPARKVFAKDLALPLPELYAKIHQPMLALYGNDDKAVPTSVAIEHLQRELPGGTTGQLTTKMLTEANHQFLLPATAGDIPRLHPAYIRTIITWLTQVVDPARPTR; translated from the coding sequence ATGAAGCAGTCGCTCCTCCTGCTGTCCCTCGCCCTCGCCCTCGTCCTCGCCCTCGCCGCTCGACTCTCGGCCCAGCAAAATTCATCGGTGGTCTCGACTCCACACGCGCTGCCGAGCGGCGGGACAACCGCAGGGCCGGCGTTGCGCGCCTTTCGTGATGGCGAGCTGGTCGTCAGTGTCCAGGCACTTCCCGGGATGCCGATCTCCTATGTCTCAGACTGGGTGACTGGCCGACTCGGCGCGATGATGCCGGTGGCAGGTGACACGTTTCAACTCACCTTCATCGACAACGGGTCTCGGCAGCCTTCGCCGGAGTACCTCTGGTTTACAACTGATCGTACGGGAAGTTCTGCGTTGATGATCCGTGAGGCAGGGCAGGCGGATCGACTGCTGCCTGAGATCCCACTGGTGACCGAGGAGGTGACCTGGCGACACGGCGATGTCACCCTGACGGGGTTGCTGGTTTCGCCGAAAGGGACAAGTCCACGGCCCGCGGTCGTCTTTCTGCACGGGTCGGGCGACGCCACGCGGGGGACCTTTCCCAGCTACGCAGGTCTCTTTGCCAGTCGCGGCATTGCATCGCTCTCCTACGACAAGCGCGGCACGGGCGGGTCGACGGGTAACTGGCAGACCTCCACCCTTGAAGAGCTGGCCGGCGATGCCCGTGAAGGGATCGCGTTGCTGCGTACTCGATCAAATATTGATCCTGCCAGAATTGGAACCTTGGGCACGAGTCAGGGACCATGGCTTTCGGCACTGTTGCTCGCCGCCGATCCGACTCTGGCGTTCTCGATCGCGACGAGTGGAGGAGGGGTCTCCGGAGGCGACCAGGAGATATATCGTCGCGTTCGGCTGGTGGCGGATTCCGGATTCCCGCCCGCCGAAGTGGCGGGAGCCAAGGAGTACATCACGGCCTACTTTGAATACCTCAAGAGTGGCGGGAGTGATTCCGTTCGCTTTCGGCCGATATTCCAACGTTACGCCAACGCGGGGTGGCTGGGCTTGATCTCGCCGGTGAAAGACCCCACCGTCGGGGACTGGCCGCCCGCGCGCAAGGTCTTCGCGAAGGATCTTGCCCTGCCGCTTCCCGAACTGTATGCGAAGATCCACCAACCGATGCTGGCCCTCTATGGCAACGACGACAAGGCGGTGCCGACGTCGGTGGCGATCGAGCATCTGCAGCGGGAGCTCCCGGGTGGGACGACTGGCCAACTCACCACCAAGATGCTCACGGAGGCCAACCACCAGTTTCTACTTCCAGCGACTGCGGGTGACATTCCTCGCCTCCACCCTGCCTATATCAGGACAATCATCACTTGGCTGACCCAGGTGGTTGACCCGGCGCGTCCGACTCGGTGA
- a CDS encoding helix-turn-helix domain-containing protein: protein MPATRLRPGPAKRATIPAPVPFHTTKYGPELLVDVATVREMPSFIRQGPHQLAFYDIILVTEGRGTFSLDGLEYPVKPGTLLCTTPGQVREWDVPALDGVCLFFPALFLEEFFNDSGFLHRLPFFHAPAGAAAVALSKSEATRWQQQLLAMRQELRRLRRDSAHLLRAQVYALLVTLARHIIPDGTAASAGSNSTVTRFLEMVHHDVATHRQVAEFSRHLGVSPGYLNTLCRNHLGRGAKAVIADRVMVEARRLLRYSDLTAQQIALRLGFHDASYFSRFFRLQCGRSPRDFRAEHAGRTG from the coding sequence ATGCCCGCGACTCGCCTCCGCCCTGGCCCCGCCAAACGTGCCACGATACCGGCACCGGTTCCGTTCCATACCACGAAGTACGGGCCGGAACTGCTTGTCGATGTCGCCACAGTGCGTGAGATGCCTTCCTTCATCCGGCAGGGGCCGCATCAGCTGGCCTTCTACGACATCATCCTCGTGACCGAGGGCCGAGGCACCTTCTCGCTCGACGGCCTCGAGTATCCCGTGAAGCCGGGGACACTGCTTTGCACCACTCCCGGACAAGTCAGGGAGTGGGACGTGCCTGCGCTCGACGGCGTCTGCCTCTTCTTTCCCGCGCTCTTCCTCGAAGAGTTCTTTAACGACTCGGGGTTCCTGCATCGGCTCCCCTTCTTCCACGCACCGGCCGGCGCCGCCGCGGTCGCGCTCTCGAAGAGCGAAGCAACCCGATGGCAACAGCAGTTGCTCGCGATGCGCCAGGAGCTCCGCCGCCTCCGGCGCGACAGTGCGCACCTTCTCCGCGCCCAGGTTTACGCCCTCCTGGTCACCCTCGCACGCCACATCATCCCCGATGGCACTGCTGCCAGCGCCGGCAGCAACAGCACGGTGACGCGCTTCCTCGAAATGGTGCACCATGATGTCGCGACGCACCGTCAGGTTGCCGAATTCTCGCGCCACCTTGGCGTGAGCCCCGGCTACCTCAACACCCTGTGCCGCAACCACCTCGGCCGCGGCGCCAAGGCGGTGATCGCTGACCGGGTAATGGTCGAAGCGCGCCGACTGCTCCGCTACAGCGACCTGACCGCGCAGCAGATCGCGCTTCGACTCGGCTTTCATGACGCCAGTTATTTCTCGCGCTTCTTCCGGCTGCAGTGTGGCCGCTCGCCGCGAGATTTTCGAGCCGAGCACGCTGGACGAACGGGGTAG
- a CDS encoding ABC transporter ATP-binding protein — MTVRTESIGEAAFEAMAADRSYGKQFALRQLDLTVPNGAFLLLVGANGAGKTTLLQLWLDLLAPTGGAVRAFGLDPARHGGVVRAQIGYVPETGEWPFGAMRLGQVLAQHAAYRTTWDTAYAERLCQALDLRLDRRVRALSKGEFRRAQLVCALAHRPRALILDEPTDGLDPLIRSRVQELLAGHLADSPATVIVSTHQVHEMNTLADRVAVLHRGQLVEAMTTEELHATVRQILFVRSGGPPPLAGAPIRIVRQESRASEHRWTVVGDVSEAIAWLRTTGAEVVEERAMDFEEAAVVLLAASAATEAA; from the coding sequence GTGACCGTGCGCACCGAGTCGATTGGCGAGGCAGCGTTCGAGGCGATGGCGGCTGATCGGAGCTACGGCAAGCAGTTCGCCTTGCGACAGCTGGACCTGACGGTGCCCAACGGCGCGTTTCTCCTCCTCGTCGGCGCCAACGGCGCCGGGAAAACGACGCTTCTCCAACTCTGGCTCGATCTGCTCGCACCAACCGGCGGAGCCGTCCGGGCATTCGGACTCGATCCCGCGCGACATGGCGGTGTGGTGCGCGCCCAGATCGGGTATGTCCCGGAGACGGGCGAGTGGCCATTCGGTGCGATGCGTCTCGGTCAAGTGCTGGCACAGCATGCAGCCTACCGAACCACGTGGGACACGGCCTACGCCGAGCGGCTTTGTCAGGCGCTTGATCTGAGACTCGATCGTCGAGTGCGAGCGCTCTCGAAAGGTGAATTTCGCCGGGCTCAACTGGTCTGCGCGCTGGCCCATCGACCACGCGCACTGATTCTCGACGAACCCACTGACGGACTGGACCCCCTGATCCGGTCGCGCGTCCAGGAACTTCTCGCGGGACATCTCGCCGATTCACCGGCCACCGTCATTGTTTCCACACATCAGGTGCACGAGATGAATACCCTGGCCGACCGTGTGGCCGTCTTGCACCGTGGTCAACTGGTCGAGGCGATGACGACGGAGGAATTGCACGCGACCGTGCGACAGATACTCTTCGTTCGCTCCGGAGGGCCACCGCCACTGGCGGGCGCGCCGATCCGCATCGTGCGGCAGGAGAGCCGTGCGAGTGAACACCGCTGGACGGTGGTGGGCGACGTCTCGGAGGCGATCGCCTGGCTCCGGACCACTGGTGCCGAGGTCGTGGAGGAGCGAGCGATGGACTTTGAGGAAGCCGCTGTGGTGCTGCTGGCGGCGTCTGCCGCCACGGAGGCCGCGTGA
- a CDS encoding DUF2911 domain-containing protein — translation MRFGILTLLLGLTPAVAGAQVAVSVNMRDVADGWRHFNRTPAVVSESGRSLLRFDERPGGGLAWNPAMQFQDGELEVDLKGRDVLQKSFLGIAFHIAADTSFEVVWLRPFNFQSTDSARRAHAVQYADYPDFGWDALRKQHPGAFEAAVPSDLGAESWVHLRVAIHGRQVTAYLNRNPSPVLSITMPGNRTRGGVGLFVGDQSPGDFANFVVRPSRSASVTSDAPERYGFVATLGRDTVSVEKVVRTGSRLVSDQVERFPQVVSRHTVIDLAPDGSVRHLESDIRLPNARTPKWRERHVVADDGRDSVRISIRNGEGTRRVAVEKGGMLTMPWSGQQYSLSELYFAAAARLPGDSVTLRIYYLDAQAEEYPFLLKVRPAGTVRKFPGGRMEVSHHDALSGTGEAMMDARERMLSYSGARTTFKMKVERLANTPDVETTGAVWAAAEKVAGTPSEMSVRDTVRGSIGAASFQIDYGRPTARGRVLVGDVIPLDQVWRTGANAATQFTTSSAISLAGLELAPGTYTLWTLPTASGVQLIVNKQFKQWGTQYDSTRDLGRAPLAVASTDASTERFTLSVEPADSTHGTLVLMWGKFRWTAPIAVR, via the coding sequence ATGCGTTTCGGGATTCTCACGCTCCTTCTGGGACTCACGCCCGCCGTGGCCGGAGCTCAGGTCGCCGTCAGCGTCAATATGCGCGATGTGGCTGATGGCTGGCGGCATTTCAACCGGACGCCGGCCGTGGTCAGCGAGAGCGGGCGGTCGCTGCTTCGTTTCGATGAGCGGCCCGGCGGCGGGCTCGCCTGGAATCCGGCGATGCAGTTCCAGGACGGCGAACTCGAGGTTGATCTCAAGGGTCGCGATGTGCTGCAGAAGAGCTTCCTCGGCATCGCCTTCCACATCGCGGCCGATACCTCGTTTGAAGTGGTCTGGTTGCGCCCCTTCAATTTCCAGTCGACCGATTCGGCGCGGCGCGCCCACGCTGTGCAGTACGCCGACTATCCCGACTTCGGTTGGGACGCGCTTCGCAAGCAGCACCCCGGCGCCTTCGAAGCGGCGGTCCCGTCCGACCTCGGGGCCGAGTCGTGGGTGCATCTGCGCGTCGCGATTCACGGTCGCCAGGTCACGGCGTATCTGAACCGGAATCCCAGTCCAGTGCTCTCGATCACCATGCCGGGGAACCGCACGAGAGGCGGCGTTGGCCTCTTCGTCGGCGATCAGTCGCCCGGTGACTTCGCCAACTTCGTTGTTCGGCCGTCACGCTCCGCTTCCGTCACCAGCGACGCGCCGGAGCGCTACGGCTTCGTGGCCACGCTCGGGCGTGACACGGTCTCCGTGGAGAAGGTTGTGCGCACAGGGTCGCGCCTGGTGAGTGACCAGGTCGAGCGCTTCCCGCAGGTCGTCAGCAGACACACGGTGATCGATCTCGCGCCCGATGGCAGTGTGCGTCACCTCGAATCGGATATCCGGCTGCCCAATGCACGGACGCCGAAGTGGCGGGAGCGGCACGTCGTGGCCGATGATGGTCGCGACTCGGTGCGGATCAGCATTCGCAATGGCGAAGGAACCCGGCGCGTCGCGGTCGAGAAGGGCGGCATGCTGACGATGCCATGGTCGGGGCAGCAATACTCCCTCTCGGAACTCTACTTCGCGGCGGCTGCGCGGCTGCCGGGAGATAGTGTCACACTTCGCATCTACTACCTCGATGCGCAGGCCGAGGAGTATCCCTTCCTGCTCAAGGTCAGGCCGGCCGGGACGGTGCGAAAGTTTCCCGGCGGGAGGATGGAGGTGTCGCATCACGACGCGCTCTCCGGCACCGGCGAGGCGATGATGGATGCGCGCGAGCGGATGCTCTCCTACAGCGGCGCGCGCACGACCTTCAAGATGAAGGTGGAGCGATTGGCGAACACGCCCGATGTCGAGACGACGGGTGCGGTGTGGGCGGCAGCAGAAAAAGTGGCCGGCACGCCGTCGGAGATGAGCGTCCGCGATACCGTACGCGGCAGCATCGGCGCGGCAAGTTTTCAGATCGATTACGGCCGGCCGACGGCGCGCGGCCGGGTGCTGGTTGGTGACGTGATTCCCCTCGATCAGGTCTGGCGCACTGGTGCGAACGCCGCGACGCAGTTCACCACGTCGTCGGCGATCTCGCTGGCCGGGCTGGAACTCGCTCCGGGGACCTACACCCTCTGGACGCTCCCGACAGCGAGTGGTGTGCAGCTGATCGTGAACAAGCAGTTCAAGCAGTGGGGAACGCAATACGACTCGACCCGGGACCTCGGGCGGGCGCCGCTCGCGGTGGCGAGCACCGACGCGTCAACCGAGCGTTTCACGCTGTCGGTCGAACCGGCCGACAGCACACATGGCACGCTCGTGCTGATGTGGGGGAAGTTCCGTTGGACCGCCCCGATCGCGGTGCGTTGA
- a CDS encoding AraC family transcriptional regulator, whose translation MSDQDPAMLSLIERRSRPVALFEMSVAADTRVPPHDHERDHLCIVLAGGFAEEHRRGAEWCGPMSWRLSPAGDTHRLRIGSTGLTCLLVEPGAVELPKVRDRAYLAGTLVVPLARSLQRELAQGPHASTLTLESLTLELFTQATRTGGRRGEARPPWLALVRDALHASLPETPSLKALSQLADRHPMQVARGFRTHFGCSVGEYRQRVQLEYARRQLIESDAPLAAIAYTSGFADQSHMTRLLRQRLGVTPARLRAQTRAVTESDAPGQPPGSAK comes from the coding sequence ATGTCAGACCAGGACCCGGCAATGCTCTCCCTCATCGAACGACGAAGTCGGCCGGTCGCCCTCTTCGAGATGTCGGTTGCTGCCGACACTCGCGTCCCGCCCCACGACCACGAGCGTGACCACCTCTGCATCGTCCTGGCTGGTGGGTTCGCGGAGGAGCATCGTCGGGGCGCCGAGTGGTGCGGTCCGATGTCGTGGCGACTCTCACCGGCGGGAGATACCCATCGCCTGCGCATCGGATCGACCGGGCTGACCTGCCTGCTGGTCGAGCCCGGGGCGGTCGAACTCCCGAAGGTGCGGGACCGCGCCTATCTCGCGGGGACGCTCGTCGTGCCGCTCGCGCGAAGCCTCCAGCGCGAGCTGGCGCAGGGCCCACACGCCTCCACGCTGACTCTTGAATCGCTCACCCTGGAGCTCTTCACCCAGGCGACGAGGACCGGCGGTCGGCGAGGCGAGGCACGTCCGCCATGGCTCGCGCTCGTGCGCGACGCTCTGCATGCCTCCTTGCCGGAGACACCCTCGCTCAAGGCGCTGTCGCAACTCGCTGACCGCCACCCAATGCAAGTGGCTCGGGGTTTCCGGACCCATTTTGGATGCTCGGTCGGCGAGTATCGCCAGCGGGTTCAACTCGAGTATGCCCGCCGTCAGTTGATCGAATCGGACGCACCACTCGCCGCGATTGCCTATACCAGCGGCTTCGCCGACCAGAGCCACATGACACGCCTCCTCCGACAACGGCTCGGCGTGACTCCGGCACGATTGCGGGCGCAGACGCGCGCGGTCACCGAGTCGGACGCGCCGGGTCAACCACCTGGGTCAGCCAAGTGA
- a CDS encoding YbdD/YjiX family protein: protein MSPSLLPSRFSLLLATVRRVFGMPDYAAHLEHLRIAHPGCPVPSEREYFDAFLQGRYREGASRCC from the coding sequence GTGAGCCCCTCCCTTCTCCCTTCTCGCTTCTCCCTTCTCCTTGCAACGGTGCGCCGCGTGTTCGGGATGCCTGACTACGCCGCGCACCTCGAGCATCTGCGGATCGCGCACCCCGGCTGTCCCGTCCCCAGTGAGCGGGAGTATTTCGACGCCTTCCTGCAGGGGCGCTATCGCGAGGGGGCGAGCCGCTGCTGCTGA
- a CDS encoding GntR family transcriptional regulator: protein MSRFPRIDARDPRPIYQQIVDSFGQALTAGRLVAGDQLPSVRELAVDLRVNPNTVHHAYRELEREGLIEVRRGQGTFIAHDASAAVHPSVRRELASAAARAAAGAGLSVHDLIAELEALTGTVRRGRLPRRGAA from the coding sequence ATGTCCCGCTTTCCCAGAATCGATGCTCGTGATCCACGGCCGATCTATCAGCAGATTGTCGACTCCTTCGGGCAGGCGCTGACGGCGGGTCGACTGGTCGCTGGCGACCAACTGCCTTCGGTCCGCGAGCTGGCAGTCGACCTGCGGGTCAATCCCAACACGGTGCATCACGCCTATCGCGAGCTGGAGCGCGAGGGATTGATCGAAGTTCGCCGGGGCCAGGGCACCTTCATCGCGCACGATGCGAGCGCAGCGGTCCATCCTTCCGTCAGGCGCGAACTGGCGTCCGCGGCTGCGCGCGCGGCCGCGGGCGCCGGCCTTTCCGTGCACGACCTGATTGCCGAGCTCGAAGCACTCACCGGGACCGTGCGGCGTGGCAGATTGCCGCGACGCGGTGCAGCGTGA